A genome region from Bacillaceae bacterium IKA-2 includes the following:
- a CDS encoding NAD(P)/FAD-dependent oxidoreductase, whose protein sequence is MVQDTNVYDITVIGGGPVGIFTAFYAGMRQAKVKIIEAMPQLGGQLSALYPEKYIYDIAGFPKIRAQELIDNLTEQAKQFEPTVVLEQTVEKIVKITKDGEEIFQLTTKNGVHLSKTIILTAGIGAFQPRRIENEGADKYEGKNLHYFVDDLNVFAGENVLVNGGGDSAVDWALMLGDIAEKVTIVHRREMFRAHEHSVELLMNSEKIDVRTPYTISELIGDDEKVNKVVISEVRGDKSETIEVDSVVVNFGFISALGPIKDWGLEIEKNCVVVNSKMETNIPGIYASGDIATYEGKMKLIASGFGEAPTAVNSAKDFIDPDRAKAHAHSSSMFSK, encoded by the coding sequence TTGGTTCAAGATACAAATGTATATGATATTACGGTTATCGGTGGTGGCCCTGTGGGGATTTTCACTGCTTTTTATGCCGGTATGAGACAGGCTAAAGTAAAAATTATTGAAGCAATGCCGCAATTAGGAGGGCAACTTTCGGCTCTATATCCAGAAAAATACATATATGATATTGCTGGATTTCCTAAAATCCGTGCTCAGGAATTGATTGACAATTTAACTGAACAAGCAAAGCAATTTGAACCGACTGTCGTTTTAGAACAAACAGTTGAAAAAATTGTAAAAATTACTAAAGATGGCGAAGAAATATTTCAGCTAACTACAAAGAATGGCGTTCATTTATCAAAAACAATTATATTAACTGCTGGTATTGGTGCATTCCAACCGCGCCGTATTGAAAACGAAGGCGCTGATAAGTACGAAGGTAAAAATCTTCACTACTTCGTTGACGACTTAAACGTTTTTGCTGGTGAAAATGTACTAGTTAATGGTGGTGGAGACTCTGCTGTTGACTGGGCGTTAATGCTTGGAGATATTGCGGAAAAAGTAACAATTGTTCACCGCCGTGAAATGTTTAGAGCTCACGAGCACAGCGTTGAGTTACTAATGAATTCAGAGAAAATTGATGTTCGTACGCCTTACACAATCTCAGAACTTATCGGTGATGATGAGAAAGTAAATAAAGTTGTCATTAGTGAAGTACGTGGCGACAAATCAGAAACAATTGAAGTTGATTCTGTTGTTGTTAACTTCGGTTTTATCTCAGCACTTGGTCCAATTAAAGATTGGGGCCTTGAAATCGAGAAAAACTGCGTTGTTGTTAACTCGAAGATGGAAACGAACATCCCTGGTATTTATGCTTCGGGAGATATCGCTACTTATGAGGGTAAAATGAAGTTAATTGCATCTGGTTTCGGGGAAGCTCCAACTGCAGTTAACAGCGCAAAAGACTTTATTGATCCTGATAGAGCTAAAGCCCACGCACATAGCTCGAGTATGTTTTCTAAATAA
- a CDS encoding iron-sulfur cluster assembly accessory protein translates to MIIITEQAAVKIKEMLTDQQEEGQKLYLRIGVKGGGCSGLSYGMGFDSNVEEQDLKLEQHGIDVIVDSENVPMLEGVNIDFKENEMGGGFTIDNPNAVASCGCGSSFRTKENAGTPEDC, encoded by the coding sequence ATGATTATAATTACTGAGCAAGCAGCAGTTAAAATTAAAGAGATGTTAACAGATCAGCAAGAAGAGGGACAAAAGCTTTATCTTCGTATCGGCGTTAAAGGTGGAGGCTGTAGTGGTCTTTCTTATGGTATGGGCTTTGATAGTAACGTCGAGGAACAGGACTTGAAATTAGAACAGCATGGAATAGATGTTATTGTAGATAGTGAAAACGTGCCAATGCTAGAAGGTGTCAACATCGATTTTAAAGAAAATGAGATGGGTGGCGGTTTTACCATCGATAATCCTAATGCAGTTGCTAGTTGCGGGTGTGGTTCTTCATTTAGAACGAAGGAAAACGCAGGAACACCTGAGGATTGCTAA
- a CDS encoding aspartyl-phosphate phosphatase Spo0E family protein gives MNRDGLQNDELDEIEKLREKMIAAALVYGINHQKVLSYSQEIDKKHNFILKNKLT, from the coding sequence ATGAATAGAGATGGTTTGCAAAATGACGAATTAGATGAAATTGAAAAACTACGTGAAAAAATGATTGCAGCTGCTCTTGTGTATGGAATAAATCACCAAAAAGTATTATCCTATAGTCAAGAAATTGATAAAAAACATAATTTTATATTAAAAAATAAATTAACATAA
- the mqnE gene encoding aminofutalosine synthase MqnE: protein MSTLLLDKKTQEIWEKIQHGQRLTIEDGLYLYETPDLLTIGQLANHVNNKKNGDNVYFIENMYINPTNVCEASCSFCHFKRKEGEEGAYTMSMEELLHYVEQRWNPNIREFHIVGGHNNDVPFDYYLDTIRTLKKHYPNCTVKAYTGAEIEFFARISGLSMEEVLKELIKAGLDTLPGGGAEILTENYRLKMSPDKASTDEWLQAHELAHGLGLRTHATMLYGLIESHEERLIHMDRLRQLQDKTNGFMVFIPLAVQPKNVNDSLKRRTSAFDDMRTLAISRLMLDNFDHIKAYWINIGVQLTQMALTFGSSDIHGTLIEERISHSAGAVTSQGLTRDELVHLIKGANKKPIERDTFYNIIKEY from the coding sequence ATGTCTACACTACTTTTAGATAAAAAAACGCAAGAAATTTGGGAAAAGATACAGCATGGTCAACGTCTTACTATTGAAGATGGCCTATACTTATATGAAACTCCTGACCTACTCACTATTGGTCAACTCGCTAACCATGTTAACAACAAAAAAAACGGTGATAACGTTTATTTTATTGAAAATATGTATATCAATCCGACAAATGTTTGTGAGGCTTCATGTAGCTTTTGTCATTTTAAACGAAAAGAGGGCGAAGAAGGGGCTTATACAATGAGCATGGAGGAATTACTCCATTACGTTGAACAACGCTGGAACCCTAATATCCGTGAATTTCACATTGTCGGCGGCCATAACAATGATGTTCCTTTCGACTATTATTTAGATACGATCCGAACATTGAAGAAGCACTATCCGAATTGTACTGTAAAAGCTTACACGGGTGCAGAAATCGAATTTTTCGCACGTATCTCAGGACTTTCTATGGAAGAGGTACTAAAAGAATTAATCAAAGCTGGGCTTGATACATTACCTGGTGGTGGCGCTGAAATTCTAACTGAGAATTATCGCTTAAAAATGAGTCCTGATAAAGCTTCTACCGATGAGTGGTTACAAGCTCATGAGCTTGCTCATGGTTTGGGTTTAAGAACTCATGCAACAATGCTTTATGGATTAATTGAATCTCATGAAGAGCGACTGATTCATATGGATCGTTTGCGTCAACTCCAAGACAAAACAAATGGTTTTATGGTATTTATTCCTTTAGCAGTCCAACCAAAAAATGTTAACGATAGTTTAAAACGTCGTACATCTGCATTTGATGATATGCGGACATTAGCGATCAGCCGCTTAATGTTGGACAACTTTGACCACATAAAAGCATATTGGATTAATATCGGTGTTCAGTTGACACAAATGGCCTTAACATTTGGTTCAAGTGATATTCACGGCACGCTAATTGAAGAGCGTATCTCCCATTCAGCTGGTGCAGTAACTTCTCAAGGGCTAACAAGAGACGAGCTTGTTCATCTTATTAAAGGGGCTAACAAAAAACCAATAGAACGCGATACATTTTATAATATTATTAAAGAGTACTAA
- the dapF gene encoding diaminopimelate epimerase, which yields MHGLGNCYIYVNLFEERLSEGQFKNLAMKVANVNTGIGADGMILIGPSKKADLKMRIFNNDGSEAKNCGNGLRCVAKYAFETQLVDNLVFKIETLGGLVEAKVHVNDKGLVDLVTVDMGNPRLKRKDLPMIGEREATVIDELFQLKDEIVSITGVSMGNPHAIIFVEDIEKARVETIGKEIEKHEKFPEWVNVEFVEVVSETELNFRVWERGTGITQACGTGACAAVVAAILNNYSLKGKEVTVHLLGGDLKITWTEEGNVLMTGPAVTICSGEYLSN from the coding sequence ATGCATGGTTTAGGAAACTGTTATATTTATGTCAATTTGTTTGAAGAGAGACTTTCAGAAGGTCAATTTAAGAATTTGGCAATGAAAGTGGCCAATGTTAATACCGGAATTGGTGCCGATGGAATGATATTAATTGGTCCTTCTAAAAAAGCAGATCTAAAAATGAGAATTTTTAACAATGACGGTTCTGAAGCGAAAAATTGTGGCAATGGACTTCGCTGCGTAGCGAAATATGCGTTTGAAACTCAACTTGTTGATAATTTGGTTTTTAAAATCGAAACCCTTGGTGGCCTTGTGGAAGCGAAGGTTCACGTAAATGATAAAGGGTTAGTAGATTTAGTGACCGTTGATATGGGTAATCCACGTCTGAAAAGAAAGGATTTACCAATGATCGGCGAAAGGGAAGCTACTGTAATTGATGAGCTATTTCAGCTTAAAGATGAAATAGTCTCGATAACAGGAGTTTCAATGGGTAATCCCCATGCAATAATCTTTGTTGAAGATATTGAGAAGGCCCGCGTAGAAACAATCGGCAAAGAAATCGAAAAGCATGAAAAATTTCCAGAATGGGTCAATGTCGAGTTTGTTGAAGTCGTATCTGAAACAGAACTTAATTTCAGAGTCTGGGAGCGTGGAACTGGAATTACTCAGGCGTGTGGAACTGGAGCTTGCGCGGCAGTCGTTGCAGCTATCCTAAATAACTATAGCTTGAAAGGAAAAGAAGTAACAGTTCATTTATTAGGAGGGGACTTAAAGATTACCTGGACTGAAGAGGGGAACGTTCTTATGACCGGTCCTGCGGTTACAATTTGTAGTGGGGAATACTTATCTAACTAA
- a CDS encoding YuzB family protein — translation MRPIIEFCATNLASGTQKALETLEKDPDLDVIEYGCLSFCGKCAASPFALVNGEVVIGETSDDLVKKIYAFIERNLIF, via the coding sequence ATGAGACCGATCATTGAATTTTGTGCCACAAATTTAGCTAGTGGGACGCAAAAAGCATTAGAGACTTTAGAAAAAGATCCGGATTTAGATGTCATTGAATATGGTTGTCTAAGTTTTTGTGGTAAATGTGCAGCAAGCCCGTTTGCTCTTGTTAATGGTGAAGTTGTTATTGGAGAAACGAGTGACGATTTAGTAAAAAAAATCTATGCTTTTATTGAAAGAAACTTAATTTTTTAA
- a CDS encoding NifU family protein: MNDLKEPVQEVLNKLRPFLQRDGGDVELVDIEDGVVKVRLIGACGSCPSSTITLKAGIERALLEEVPGVTEIEQVF; this comes from the coding sequence ATGAATGATCTTAAAGAGCCAGTACAGGAAGTTTTAAATAAACTACGTCCGTTTCTACAACGTGATGGAGGAGATGTTGAGTTAGTTGACATCGAAGACGGTGTTGTTAAAGTTCGTTTAATCGGAGCATGCGGATCTTGCCCAAGCTCAACGATTACTTTAAAAGCTGGTATTGAAAGAGCATTACTAGAAGAAGTACCAGGCGTAACAGAAATCGAACAAGTATTTTAA